The Brassica napus cultivar Da-Ae chromosome C7, Da-Ae, whole genome shotgun sequence genomic interval TGAATTTGAGTCCTTTATGTGGtataatgtaaaacaaaatCCTAATAGGGAAAAAGTTAGCTGAACCcttatttatcaatttattacCAGATTAActcgaattttattttattaatagtttGTTATATCGATTTtaccattatttttttgttacagaaaATAGTATTTACGATTTTGCCATTACATAGACTTATTTTTCAATGATTTATGTAGTCACAAATTTATTTTCGACATATTTATTTCTCTTTAGTCACAGATTTACTTAAATTTGACAGATTTACTTAAACAAATTTGTCATGTTTTACCCACAAACTTATTTCATTACGACAGATTTAATGatgatttgaaaaatttaactTTTATGTCCATAAATTTACGTATGTGTAAAATGTTATGTTATGAAAACCGGACCAGATGTTGATTCGACATTGTCACTAGATTGCTGGTCGGACCGGTGTACCAGTCGAACTGgggttttatatgtatatatagtatGTATATATAACATGAAAATGTTATAAAAGGAACTAGGAATAAAACATACTTTGAAAAACAGATGCTATGaaagtatatatgaattttagttatatatatatgacaatataACTAACTAAAGAGGATTTATTTAAATCATAAGTTTCGTTTTAACTGAGAATCTGTTTAACAAATTTTGCTTTCCTTACTTTGAAGTAAGAAAAGTAAAAGTAGAAATATTTCCTAAACAAATTATTTGCATTAAATTGTAACGCAAAATGGAAGTAAATGATGCAATTTAGAAAACTGAATTCTAATATTAAACATGGTCTCTGGTTTTGCCAGTTTTCAACTGGTTTTAGCGTTTTAGGTCATATCTGATTTTCGACTTAAACCGGACTCGGCTACATAGCCGATTCACAGTCAGATCGGTTAGACTGACCGGTCCGGTTTTCAAAACCTGCTTAAATGTGGTATAATGTCAAGCTAAATTATAATATACATAATCACAAAATGTAACTTTCTTTAACTATCTCATCCAGCGCAGGGTGCGAATCGCTACCTAGTCATATATTACTTATCAAATAGGatcatatattaaatctaaataaTATTACTTACCACGAAACAAATCAATAATTCCCAAAATATAGTACAGATTCAATTACTGTTTTGGTATGTGATtagctttttaaaaatttactatATTAAAATACAGTCCTATTTAAACTCTACCATGACATATTTTCTTTTGGACCTATTCAATAAGTTGGGACTAAAATATACACGCTCTTCCTATTTTTTAGTCTATTGTTAAAGATTGTTATTAAGTTTTGGATTACACGCTACTTTATGTAACACAAGATATGAGCCCGTTGCGTTGTAACGGGTTTTGTGTGATgttttcatttaataaaaactataaaacaataaataattttattatagttttatgattggtttttttttgcatatgttgtttgagatttattttataattaaaactcatttttacACATAAGtttaagttaatatttgtattttatagtcATGGTAAATAGATGAATTGTTATAAACTTTGTACTTAGGATTAGATAAAATACTATATCTAAACGTTTAAACTGAACACAACCCGAAATAAGAAAttgaatgaaaagtaaaaagaaatgaaaatcaaatacaccaatcgagtcaatgacaacattaatgacaacattatacatgttcttatgtaataatttaatgttttattagataattctttaaaaatttattttgtttggatttttttaaaaggaaaaaattctattttataagattttagaaaaagaaaattattatcatataacatattataataaTCTTCTTTgtagaatttcagaaaaaaatagattgctatcaaataattatttttagttactaataaagaaaatttacatttcgtatcaatactaattttacacttcttttgttaattaaatatatttttgtatcatgttcatcatcaaatactctcttaaaaatattatcaaataatgttttataattttctttttattaggacttaaaaatatgatacaacttttttttttaggattttttatacaaataagaaacaaaactaTCAAATACTCTTGCACagttttttaggattttagaaaagaaaattaatattacatattcttttacaattatattttttctaggatttagaaaaataaaatttctatcaaataattatttccagtaaatattaactatttttaaaagttgtcattttcaaaattcattttttccaatatcactaatattttttacaaattttcttgttaactaaatttttttttactatcatgtttatcattaatttttataagtacaaattactattaaataaaattttacaattctctcttgtcaggatttttttaaaaaagaaaaaaatctcaattggttaagattagaaaataattttttttttttttgaaatctcttttatttaggattttaggaaaagaataagttattttcacataatgacAATTTTATtgacatttaaaatctatttttttaattgacacatgtcacaatcatatcaggtgaaatatttgaagttaattttggtttatatttttttaacacaaaattattaaaaagtaaaattagttaattataataaaattaagattatttttatatatttattttatttagacttttaaaaaggaaattaattattttataattaatttttattttaaatttttatacaactattttatttttaataaaaaaaatttgtttattatttatatattttgttttatacataCAAACAAATATTCATCATATTCATACATACTCATGTACAATAAcaacatcaaaatataaaattatgttagcatcataagatgtaataaggataataaaaagttgagttgtatcaagaaattaaaaaaaaaataccgaGGTAATACTCTTCATGTAAATActattgtgttttgtaaaaataatatgtagaagcttaaacttaaatatagatgtgaaatatttgtagctatttttggTCATACTTTTTTAACATacaaaattatctattaaaaaaggaaagttagtTACTTTTAAGACaataataagagtacttttaaaattttcttttaattaggcttttaaaaaagtaatattatttatttaaaaggtagtttttattcatttttttactaaataattttttgtacttgtaggattttacaattagtttttgtttaacatttttcttaaaagttaatatttatcttttataattctctatctttagtatctcttaaaacaaacattataataaataataataataagactattaaataatatttataattaaaaaaatagctttttattttattttagtatatatatttttgattatgagaaagtttaacacatatcacattttcaaatataaaactaacATTGTCACAATCATGTAAATTaacaactttgaagaaccaaattttttataaaaatactaacaataataataataataataataataataataataataataataagactattaaataatatttataattattttttaagaataatcattttcattattttagtatatattttgattatgagatagtttaacacatatcacatttttaaatatataactgacatgtgtcacaatcatgttaattaacaattttgaataaccaagctcaatataatattttataattacattttcattaaaattttggaaaaggaaaattatattaaataaattatttttgaaataattttttaggattttggaaaaagaaaatttctaaaataattaccacttaatatttaaaaaaaaaatatttttactattaaataatttttaaaagtagtttttatcaaaattcgttttattatcttattatatatatttttaattattatatatttaaacacatgtcacaatattataaggaaaattgttatcaaatagtcttttacaattatcttttgattaagattttaaaataggaaaattactattaaataatattttaattattttttaataaaattcgcttttgttaatatcttaatatatatatttttaattatgagatagattaacacatgtcatattcttaaaatatatagttgGCATGTatcgcgatcatgttaattaaaaattttgaagaaccaaacttttagaaaagaaatattatattaaataaatggttttcaatttttttaaggattttgtaaaaagaaaatttctaaaataattactactaaatattaaaaaaaaaacttaaatggttttccatttttttaaggattttgtaaaaagaaaacttctaaaataattactactaaacattaaaaaaattactattaaagaatttttaaaagtagtttttatcaaaattcgtttttattatcttattatatatatgtttaattattatatatttaaacacatgtcacattattataaggaaaattattatcaaatagtttttggcaattattttttgattaggaatttaaaaaagaaaaattactattaaataatattttaattacttgttaataaaattcatttttgttaatatcttagtatatatattttttaattatgagatagattaacacatgtcacaatcttaaaatatataattattatgtgtcgcgatcatgttaattagcaattttgaagaaccaagctttatataataagatataatcgaatttcttaattaaaaacatcACACTAAATCATCCTTCGGTTATTCTACAGGTAAAAGACcaatacatatttcaaatacTAATTATATCAATCAAACCACGACTATGTTTATCTTCTGACTTTAATACTCACTAAAACTGGACATCGCATGAAcccataaaattatatttgctTCTCTTCCGCTCACGAACTACACTTACAACACACCAAAATATATTCAGTTCATATTTgtccatatttaattttactagCATAGTAGCATTCTAACAATCTCTATACTTACACGAGCTTTGAATAATACACCATATCACAAAGTAATAGATGGcatgatatttaaaaaatatctatatataataaaaatctacaTACAATCAATTAGATTGAAAATTCTAACCAATTTTTATCTATTTGATCAAATCTACACTAACGCATCTTGCATACAGTGTATCCTCTATCAActtaattcaaatttaaacaTTTTCAATTATCTATTAGATATTGACatcttaacttttttataactgaatTGAGAATATGTCTAAGTCTAACGATCCTCAAAATTGATAAATGAATATGCTTATCGATCCTCCTAATGGTTAGTAGTgtctaaacaaaataaataatcttcCATCCTCTATATTTTCTGCACCTCACAATCATAAACTAAAAGGCATATGACAATGGTGACGTCCAACAGAACTACTTTATTGAAAGATGTCAAACCAGGCAAAACTGGATGGAAGGTTGAGATCAAAGTTCTGCATTCATGGACTCAGCACTCATCTTATGGTGGTGGAGACTCTCTTGAGTTTATACGGCAGATAAGACGGTAAGTGTACTAATGTTTTAAGCGTTTAGTTTCTCTATAACTTTAGTTTTGTAAAACTTCTAAATCAATGATCTTTTTGTTCTTCCTTTTAATCCACTCTCAtaagaagaagataaataacATGGACTGTTTGTTATGATTAGTATTAGAAAACGAGCACGCATGTAACCAACACAGAAACTGTAAAACCATTTTGAGTTTTGGCAGTTTCAAACATAAATTACTTATAATCAGTGAGATCAATTTTGACGTTTGGGATGATAAATAAGAACTAACAAACAGAAATAGAGCAAGAAGAATAACTAGAGAATCAAGAAGAACTAAACAGACACAAAAacataagataagaaaaaacaGAGAACCAAGAAGTAAACAAATACATAAACAGAGAATCAAGAACTAAACTGACGAATAAACAGAGAAACAAAAAGAACTAGACAGACACATAAACCGGGAATCAAGCACTAAACAAACATATGATAGAACATGCAAAACAATGTGCAAAGGTTTAATAACTAACCGTTAATTTTAAGGGTTTTTTTTGCATCAATATCGAGTTAACCTTTGCCTCTGTTTCTTCAATATATCCAAATGTGATAAAACATTCTACGAAAAAGAGATTACATAACTAATTAgttaattaatatatcaattagaacaacaaaataaataagaataCGAGACTTAGCTTTGTATGTTTGTTGGAGCATAATTTCTTAAAGTGGATCTTTCTTCTCTGGTTCACAACAACTTCTACCGATTAAGAGCATCACTAGCTTTACATGATACACAAACAAATACATTAAAACCATATGCCTACAGAGAAACACATAAAACGATAATCACAATCAACTATATCAGACTATATACTTTCATGATCTCAATATCTAACTATCATATGTAATTGTAGCTCAACCAGATGCTATACCTTTTTAAGTCTGTACAGAACCCGCAATAAGGCCTTCAAATTGGTAAAGTTTGCTTCTTATCTTCATTGAAAcagatttttcttaaatatgtCTCGACATATACGTATAACACAAATCaattctatacatgtaaaatGTATCATAATCTAAATTAGGCATGACAAATTTATCCAGAACCGAAGAACTAGACCGAACCCAAAATGTATACGAACGGATCATATACTCTAAAACTAAAGGACCAAAACTGAATCGAAACTGAACCAAGAACCGAATGGTTATCCAcatttttgtaatataatttacatatgtataaatattaactatatttagttttagaataatcaaaattaaaaattatatttataaacaaaatacacAAAAAGCTGAATTACCGgaataattttatcaaaatataatattaactgaataatccaattttttttatccgtaaacaaagaaaaaactgaTATTTAATCAAAAAGACACCCAAATTTTATGACTTTTAATccaaattaaccaaaaactTGAACATTGTCGGAATCGAATGGATTCTAAATTAATCTCAGGTATTAGCCGATTCTTACTTTTGTTAcccaaactaaaaacaaaaaaaaaaacatgaaccagacccaaattgaattttctaaatacccgaacggatTTTAAACCTCTGAATCAAATCGGAACCAAAATCAAGAACCAAATgcacatgattaatctgaataattttaataaagatttgacaAAAACAATATCTGCAGACAGCGCGGATCCGTATCTAATTGTGTTTAAATTGGACAATAATCCAACTATGACAAGAGTCGTAACAGATAACAATATACTCAAAAGGTATATGTAACTACACAAACTGTAATAAGAATCAAGAAAACTAAACGATTTTTAAAAGTATGTCTAAATtagataacaaaacaaatatgccACAAAATCGTAACAATGTAGTCAAAAGTAATATCTATCtgcacattttttttcttttttttttgacagcaaaaaacatttacagactcatatagactccgTAAACCAATGTGGTAACTCTGCATCTATgtgtacgacgaaagacggttgtgtCGGAGCATTGTGTGCTAAGCGATTCGCCTTTATGTTTGCCGTCCTAGGAACATGAACAATCTCTGAGTTGGTAAAGCTTTTTCTCAAAAACTTTATATCAtccaggtagctttcaaatgctggtcattcttctggttccgaaaccatcttcaccaattgagaacaatctgttgcaaacgtgaCCCGATACTGTCTTaagttcttcatacattccattgtccAAATTAATGCCTCCAActccgcatgaagaggtgaGAGACTTGCCCTTACATTTCTTGCCCCTAACAAACCCTCAAACCCCGGTAAGGTGCTGAACCAGCCTTGTCCTGAAAAATAATCTTTATCTTTCCAAGAACCGTcagtgaaacaccatcttcatGTAGTCTCTGAGTACCACCCTGGGATTATTTACaacttgtgcctcagcccaaagtgttgattccaaTTCTGCTAAGTTAAGCGTTTCCCTCGGATCAATATCAATATTACTGAAAACTTTGTTATTCCAACCCTTCCATATGTACCATAggatccatgcaaactgatgatcctccatttttGGATTAACTATCCAAAAcagatgatccatattagcaaaAATAGAGCCAAAAGGAAAAATGTTTGGGTTCGATGGAATCTTAGATAGTGCACACACTTGACGTACCGGAGGACATTCGAAgaacacatgatttattgattcctccgggTCCCCACACCGTGCACAGCTTATATCTCCTTGTATTTctcttgattttaaatttttttgtcactgCTATACAACCTGTCAGCAGCTGCCATAAAAAATGCCTTAACTTTGGAGGGAACTTCACTTTCCAGCAGAATGCCTTAAGTACGTCCACATTGGGTCCATAAAAttctggtggtttttccttatcaGGATATATCCTTTCTACTTGATACCCTGATTGTACTGTGTATCTCCCATTATTAGTGAAATGTCATCCATTCCTATCATCCATCTGATTTCTACtcagaggaatactttcaatcaTTTTTGCATCGCGGGGTTCCACCAAAGTCCTAAGTGCCTGTAAATTCCATTATCGGGATTCCTGATGGATGagggaatccactgtgaggtccGGGTAACTGTTATGAaagtttttgtttgctggtctcgggtgAGTGGATGAGATCCAAGGGTCATTCCACACTGAGATAGATGATCATGTTCCAACCCTTTTAATTAGttctttacaaaccagagatctaacagagataatactcctccagccatacgACGGGTAATATGAGCGAATCGTTTctaggggtgaagcattcctgtagtACCGTCCTTTGAAAATTCGCGAAAAAAGAGAATTTGGCTTCTCGATCAGCCTCCACAATTGCTTTCCCAACATTGCCGTATTAAAATCAGTCAAATCCTTGAAGCCTAGCCCACCATTATCCTTATGGACACataatttatcccatgatttcctaTGCACACCCGTTGTACTTCCTCATAGGCTCCACCAAAACTGATCTACTGCACTCGTTAGTTTCTTCACTGTAGCTTTCGGTAGCCGATACACCgacatcacatggtttggcAGAGCCGTGATCACCGACTTAATAATCACCTCTTTTCCcccttttgtaaaaaatataaaagttcaTCCATTCACCCTATTATTCAGACGATCTTGtacaaaaccaaacacttgGACCTTGGAACCTCCTAAACTTTCTGGCAAGCCTAAATAAGAACTCATTCCTCCTAGGTTCTGAATCCCCAAAATATCTCTCAACTCTTGACGGCTGGCTTCCttaatcttatgtccaaattgaattgaggatttctgaaaattaatttgttgcccTGAGACATCCTCATAATCCTTTAGTATCCTGAGAATAGCTTGGCACTCTTTTTGTTTGTCTTACAAAAGAACAaactatcatctgcaaatagcAAATGAGAAACTGCTAGACACGCTCTTGCAACCTTCATACCGGTTAATTGTTTCATCCTCTCtgctttttttatatttgtaattaaagcctcagtacacataataaataaataaggagataatggatctccttgacgtaataCCCGCTGAAGTATTATAAGGCCTCGTGGTTGCCCATTGAGAAGAACTCTATATTGAACTGAGGATATACACCCTCGCATTAATTTAACCCAATGAAGGTCAAATCCCATTTTATGAAGAAGAGCCTCAATAAAATCCAACTCTATTCGATCATATGCCTCACTCATATTCGTTTTAATTGCCATTCACGTATCacgttaaataaaaaaactatgtGTTTTAAACGTGAGATGTTATTATAAGCTTAAGCATATTGTACAAGTTATTGCAagattttatttagatttataataaattatgataataaaacaatttgTATAAAACCAAACTGTTACGTAATAATGTtgaacaatataaatttattaatattacacaatatatgatataaaatctttatatataaaattgatttgtgtGATGCACACAGCCTTCCACAACACCACAACAGGTTGGGGCTTTTTTCGACACCTGTTAGGTCCAGAGTAGATCGGTGTGGCCACGTTCCCTCCTCCTTCTCGCGCGCGTCGTGTTGTCTGTATCATCTTCTCAACATCAACAATCAAAGATCAGTAGCCGACAGTTTCAACTttcattaatacaaacgtaAAGCCCAGTTTTAACGTGATTTACCCCACTCGTCTCACTCTCAAGCATTCAATCAACCTCATCATCTCCAAAGTAACCGATGGAAACTCAAACTATAAATCCCCAAGCTCTCAGAGATGAACAACCTCAGCGAAATCGAGAAGAATAGTCTTTTCTGATTACCAACTCCGACAATCTCATCACCTTACCGGTTGAGATGAGCTCCGAAACGTCGGCGGCTGGAGACGGCGGCGAAACGAGCGCTGGGCCAGCACCGGCATACGACAAACAGAAGGAGAAGGCGCGCGTGAGCAGACCGTCTCTGATCCTGTGCCACGACGCGCACCAGAACGACGCATCTGCAGTCTGGAAACTCCTGGAGAAAGATCAGTCTCTGGTTCACGCCAGAGATTACGACAGCCAAACGTCTCGGGTGGATCGATGTTGTTAAATGTCTGATCGAGTTTGGTGCTGATGTCAACGCTCAGGACAGGTGGAAGAACACGGTACActctttttttaaatgttattcGGTTCTTTTATCTCTTTATATCATGTTTGatctgaaacttttgttgtgtgtgtgttttgaaaGCCTCTGGCTGATGCAGAAGCTAATATGAGCTAGGAAGCAGAAAATGATCGAGCTACTCAAATCTCATGGCGTTTTATCTTATgtgagtttttttaatatcaaagtTATAAACTTTCATTCCTCGAGGTAGAAAAATTGCtatgaaatattaaaagatTATTGCAATAAATTTAGGAACTTTCTCTGTGAAGCAAAGCAGCCTGCTTTAATGCGTGTGGCTGATTGAATTTTGTCTACGCAGGGTCAAAACGGAAGTCACTTTGAACCAAAGCCTTTGCCACCACCAATTCCAAAGAAGTGTGACTGGGAGATTGACCCTGCTGAGCTGGATTTCTCAAATGCAGCCATGATTGGaaaggtttgtgtattctttTTGAATCAAGTTTTGATCGTAGGTGATCGATCCATAGTCTTGAGTTTGTTTAGTTCAGTGCAGTGGACTAATTGGATCTTTGGTCACATTTTGTTAGGGTTCATTTGGTGAGATTGTGAAAGCCTATTGGAGAGGAACACCAGTGGCTGTCAAACGtattctttcttctctttcagaTGATAGACTGGTTATGTAAGTtcttatttctctcttttgagaTTAGCTGATACCTTGGTCCTTGGTAGAAGTCTGTCCTAAGATTCTTGTGTATTCATACTTGGTGTACTTTAAATGTATAGATTGATTTCTATTGTGATACTTTAATTTACAAGATTTTTGTCggtttacttctttttttttatcagagtCGGTTACTTCAATGGTTCGAATTTGCTTAtatgagaaactggaatcagcATTGAACTGATTCAAAGATTAGGTTCATTTAAATTACAGAAAAAGACTAGAATAGCACCAAACCAAACAAAGTTTTTGTTCCTAAACTAGCatttaaagaggtaaatatacacttatacttcTTTGGTATTAAtctaaaccttagggtttagagtgaaggggtggagttttggaattaggattcaaaattttatataaaaataaataaatactaaaaaattaaaaataaaaatttaaaaaacagtttcaaaaagtatttttgaattataaaaagaaaatttgaaaagaaaaaaaattcggaaaaaaatttcaaaaaaaagttataaaaaatttcgaatctgaaaacatctaatctgaaactataaaaaaaaaaaaatcatttttttttatttgtttttatttatttttgtttgtttatttaattttaagccaaaagtattagggatattttaccctttaataaatgtcatttttgtgacttcaTCACGATTAACAGAATGGTGCATTTTTAATGTTCTCCCTAATCCTTGGGTTATGGTTAATGCCTCACAGAAATTGGGCCACCAAGCCCATGCCAGTAATATCTTAATGTATTCCCAGTAACTCAATCAGACATTCCTAATACACGTAACATGGCCAAAAAATACCTTAGCAAATGACTAAGTTTGTTTTACTTCATTGAAAATCGTTTAAATTGTTCATATATTTACACTTATATGCATCACTCATCAGTTTTCTTCATCCTGCCTTTACCGA includes:
- the LOC106410364 gene encoding dual specificity protein kinase shkB-like, which codes for MIELLKSHGVLSYGQNGSHFEPKPLPPPIPKKCDWEIDPAELDFSNAAMIGKGSFGEIVKAYWRGTPVAVKRILSSLSDDRLVM